In Kordiimonas sp. SCSIO 12610, the following are encoded in one genomic region:
- a CDS encoding N-acetylmuramoyl-L-alanine amidase, translating to MSRNHIKFLIVLVFGFLTACQSAKYIEYPSANYNTRARMIIIHHTTIDFQESLEVLTQPSANPVSAHYLIPAPDDPTYPHRSLKAYALVPESKRAWHAGQSDWQGKAGLNDQSIGIELVYVPTCTENTSPEFSAIEINLNDICSFYSYPNQQISLLIDLLSDIQKRHPDISPTNIVGHSDIAPDRKVDPGPLFPWKQLYEQGFGAWYDEEAFNRYRDTHIKAPRSIHTVQKALSSYGYKIEETGSFDKQTRKVVRAFQLHFQPEDISGIPTPTTSAILFALLEKYHPDKLLKLIMLDR from the coding sequence ATGTCGCGCAACCATATTAAGTTTCTAATTGTTTTGGTATTTGGTTTTCTAACCGCCTGTCAAAGTGCCAAATATATCGAATATCCTTCAGCGAATTATAATACACGGGCGCGAATGATAATCATTCATCACACAACAATTGATTTTCAGGAGTCGCTTGAAGTCCTGACCCAACCATCCGCAAATCCCGTGAGCGCACATTATTTAATCCCGGCCCCTGACGATCCAACATATCCGCATAGGTCACTAAAAGCATATGCATTGGTGCCGGAGAGCAAGAGGGCTTGGCATGCTGGTCAAAGCGATTGGCAAGGGAAAGCCGGTTTAAATGATCAGTCAATCGGCATTGAACTTGTGTATGTGCCCACATGCACCGAAAATACATCGCCTGAATTTTCTGCTATTGAAATTAATTTGAACGATATCTGTAGCTTCTATTCTTATCCCAACCAGCAGATCAGCCTGCTTATTGACTTATTATCTGATATTCAGAAACGCCATCCTGATATTTCGCCAACCAATATCGTAGGTCATTCAGATATAGCGCCAGACCGGAAGGTTGACCCTGGCCCTCTATTCCCTTGGAAGCAGCTTTATGAACAAGGTTTTGGTGCGTGGTATGACGAAGAAGCTTTCAATAGGTATAGAGATACACATATCAAGGCCCCCCGCAGTATCCATACAGTACAGAAAGCACTCAGTAGCTATGGATATAAGATTGAAGAAACAGGATCGTTTGACAAGCAAACCCGTAAGGTCGTGAGAGCATTTCAGCTGCATTTTCAACCAGAGGATATCTCAGGTATTCCAACACCGACTACATCAGCAATTCTGTTTGCACTCCTAGAGAAATATCATCCTGATAAATTACTGAAACTGATAATGCTGGATCGATAA
- a CDS encoding methylated-DNA--[protein]-cysteine S-methyltransferase, which produces MTQIHETLFQSIYQSTAGDLTIVYRGKTILICEFSDRNERIERQINRFYPNHALQDIPLDPSLTIVFDRYFDGETSILNTISTAPEGTPFEKKVWGELQQLDAGTTCSYGELANKLGSAPRAVGRANGRNPICLIHPCHRVIGADGSLTGYAGGLERKKWLLDHEGAEYNDPTI; this is translated from the coding sequence ATGACACAAATACATGAAACACTTTTCCAGTCTATTTACCAATCAACTGCTGGGGACCTAACAATTGTCTATCGAGGTAAAACAATATTGATTTGTGAGTTCAGCGATAGAAACGAGCGTATTGAACGACAGATCAACCGATTTTACCCTAATCATGCTCTGCAAGACATTCCTTTGGACCCGTCACTCACAATAGTCTTTGATAGATATTTCGATGGCGAAACAAGTATATTGAATACTATCAGTACGGCACCAGAAGGGACCCCATTCGAAAAGAAAGTATGGGGCGAACTTCAACAGTTAGATGCCGGAACAACCTGTTCATACGGGGAACTTGCTAATAAACTTGGGTCAGCACCAAGAGCTGTTGGGCGCGCGAACGGCAGAAACCCCATATGTCTTATTCATCCTTGTCACCGGGTTATTGGTGCAGATGGGTCCCTGACAGGGTATGCTGGTGGTTTAGAGCGTAAAAAATGGCTATTGGATCATGAGGGGGCAGAATATAACGACCCTACAATTTAA
- a CDS encoding bifunctional transcriptional activator/DNA repair enzyme AdaA, translating into MMIETKPKHILYEALRDRDSRYDGHLFFAVTSTGIYCRPICPAPKPKPENVLYFATSDLAQKAGFRACKRCRPETRPGSPAWDGTEATVKRALRLLAQPNGPSSLENLSESLGLSSRHVRRLFVEHVGKPPQDIRTENRIELAKSMLQQSAASISDIAYAAGFQSLRRFNDAFKCKVQQSPTEWRQAHQEVSHDTNT; encoded by the coding sequence ATGATGATTGAGACTAAGCCAAAACATATATTGTATGAAGCGCTACGAGACCGCGATAGTCGGTACGATGGACACCTCTTTTTTGCTGTAACATCTACTGGCATCTATTGCAGACCAATTTGCCCCGCCCCCAAGCCTAAACCAGAAAATGTCCTTTATTTTGCGACAAGTGACCTTGCGCAAAAAGCTGGGTTTCGTGCGTGCAAAAGATGCAGACCAGAAACCCGTCCGGGAAGCCCGGCATGGGATGGCACAGAAGCGACAGTAAAGCGAGCCTTGAGGTTACTCGCCCAACCAAATGGCCCAAGCTCACTGGAAAACCTTTCGGAAAGTTTAGGGCTAAGCTCGAGGCATGTCAGGCGGCTATTTGTCGAACATGTTGGTAAACCGCCACAGGACATCAGAACTGAAAATCGAATAGAGCTTGCAAAATCGATGTTACAGCAAAGTGCTGCTTCAATTTCCGATATTGCCTATGCGGCCGGTTTTCAAAGCTTACGGCGTTTTAACGATGCCTTTAAATGCAAAGTTCAACAAAGCCCCACAGAATGGCGACAAGCGCACCAAGAGGTTTCTCATGACACAAATACATGA
- the odhB gene encoding 2-oxoglutarate dehydrogenase complex dihydrolipoyllysine-residue succinyltransferase: MAIEDIVIPQLGESVAEGTIGTWLKQVGDAVAADEPIVEVETDKVAMEVPSPVAGVLVEQVAAEGDTVEIGALIAKVDTEGKGAAPAPAAKPAAAAPQASSPSLTPAPATAAPAAASSSSADLMPMSPAVRRIVEDYNLDPASVTGTGKDGRLTKGDVLKAIEAGSARTMSAPVQTVAATSGPREERVKMTRLRKTIASRLKDAQNTAAMLTTYNEVDMTAVMEARNKYKDLFAKKHNIKLGFMSFFTKACCLALKEVPAVNAFIEGDEIVYHNYANIGVAVSSPNGLVVPVLKDAQDMSFADTELGIANYGRKARDGKMTMEDMQGGTFTISNGGIFGSLMSSPILNAPQSAILGMHKIQERPMAIGGQVVIRPMMYLALSYDHRIIDGREAVTFLVRVKEALEDPTRLLLDM, translated from the coding sequence GTGGCTATCGAAGATATTGTAATCCCACAACTTGGGGAATCTGTCGCAGAAGGTACAATCGGTACCTGGTTAAAACAAGTTGGTGACGCTGTCGCAGCTGATGAGCCAATTGTAGAAGTTGAAACTGATAAAGTTGCAATGGAAGTACCAAGCCCTGTTGCAGGTGTTTTGGTTGAACAAGTGGCAGCGGAAGGTGACACTGTTGAAATTGGTGCTTTAATCGCAAAGGTGGATACCGAAGGAAAAGGCGCTGCCCCGGCACCTGCTGCAAAGCCAGCGGCTGCAGCACCGCAAGCTTCCTCGCCATCACTGACACCCGCTCCTGCAACAGCAGCTCCGGCAGCAGCGAGTTCATCAAGTGCGGATTTGATGCCGATGTCACCTGCGGTAAGACGTATCGTAGAAGATTATAATCTTGACCCTGCTTCCGTCACGGGCACAGGTAAGGATGGCCGCCTTACGAAAGGTGATGTGCTAAAGGCAATTGAGGCTGGATCAGCGCGTACTATGAGTGCTCCGGTGCAAACTGTTGCTGCGACAAGTGGACCACGTGAAGAGCGTGTGAAAATGACGCGCCTTCGCAAAACAATTGCGTCTCGCCTTAAAGATGCCCAGAATACAGCAGCAATGTTGACGACATATAATGAAGTTGACATGACTGCGGTTATGGAAGCACGGAACAAATACAAGGATTTGTTTGCGAAGAAGCATAACATCAAGCTCGGATTCATGAGCTTTTTCACGAAAGCATGTTGCTTGGCGCTGAAGGAAGTGCCTGCGGTTAATGCCTTCATCGAAGGCGATGAAATCGTTTATCATAATTACGCTAATATCGGTGTTGCTGTGTCATCACCAAACGGCCTTGTTGTTCCTGTGTTGAAAGACGCTCAGGATATGTCCTTTGCGGACACTGAACTCGGTATTGCGAATTACGGCCGTAAAGCTCGTGATGGTAAAATGACGATGGAAGACATGCAGGGCGGTACCTTTACTATCTCTAACGGCGGTATTTTTGGTTCCCTAATGTCGAGCCCGATTTTGAACGCACCGCAATCTGCTATTCTGGGTATGCATAAAATTCAGGAACGCCCGATGGCGATCGGCGGTCAGGTTGTGATCCGTCCGATGATGTATTTGGCACTTTCCTATGATCACCGCATTATTGACGGCCGCGAGGCTGTAACGTTCCTCGTACGCGTGAAAGAGGCGCTCGAGGACCCAACTCGTTTATTGTTGGATATGTAA
- a CDS encoding thiamine pyrophosphate-binding protein, translating into MADNHMITGGKALIDALLANGAKKAFGVPGESYLAALDALHDVQGELDFVICRHEASAANMAEAYGKLTGEPGICFVTRGPGTTHATIGLHTAFQDSTPMIMLIGQVAADQVEREAFQEIDYRRFLSEVTKWTAEINDASRIAEYIGRAFRVATSGRPGPVALALPEDMLRDLCAPQNSIPYTPSLSHPGQADLDQLKSLMDKAERPLLMLGGSGWDKASVASIQSFAENNNLPVCVSFRCQDRFDNNHPNYAGDMGIGANPKLIKRMQEADVLLVLGPRLGEMTTGGYERLNVPVPDQTLIHIHQGAEELGRVYQPDLAINASPKTFAPVLATISFENKSNWAGRVKEARTEFEAWTASTDNPGDVKVAALYEYMRSALPEDAILCNGAGNYAAWLHRFHRYQTFPSQLAPTSGAMGYGVPAAIAAKITHPDRTVIACAGDGCFMMSAMELATAAQYNANVIFLVFNNSMFGTIRMHQERDYPARVSGTELENPDFVKLAESFGMFADRVEKTDQFAPALEAAMKANRPALIEIIIDPDAIAPTATISGLRSQ; encoded by the coding sequence ATGGCAGATAATCACATGATCACCGGTGGGAAGGCCTTGATTGATGCTTTGCTGGCCAATGGTGCAAAGAAAGCCTTCGGTGTCCCTGGAGAAAGTTATCTTGCTGCCCTCGACGCATTACACGACGTCCAAGGTGAACTGGATTTTGTCATCTGCCGGCATGAAGCAAGCGCCGCCAATATGGCCGAGGCATACGGCAAGCTGACCGGAGAGCCCGGCATTTGTTTCGTCACCCGCGGCCCAGGAACCACACATGCAACAATTGGGCTTCATACTGCTTTTCAAGACAGCACCCCGATGATTATGTTAATTGGTCAAGTTGCAGCAGATCAGGTAGAGCGCGAGGCCTTTCAGGAAATCGATTATCGTCGCTTTCTCTCCGAAGTGACAAAATGGACTGCTGAAATTAACGATGCCTCACGGATTGCAGAATATATTGGTCGCGCCTTTCGCGTTGCAACATCAGGGCGCCCTGGCCCTGTTGCCCTTGCATTGCCCGAAGATATGCTTCGCGATCTATGCGCGCCACAAAACTCTATCCCTTATACGCCTTCACTATCTCATCCAGGCCAAGCGGACCTCGACCAATTGAAATCCTTGATGGATAAAGCCGAACGTCCCCTTCTAATGCTCGGTGGTAGCGGCTGGGACAAAGCATCTGTCGCAAGCATTCAATCTTTCGCAGAAAACAACAATTTGCCTGTATGCGTGTCGTTCCGGTGCCAAGATCGTTTTGACAATAATCATCCAAATTACGCAGGTGATATGGGTATTGGTGCCAATCCAAAACTGATTAAACGCATGCAGGAAGCCGATGTTCTTCTTGTTCTTGGGCCGAGATTAGGTGAAATGACAACTGGGGGCTATGAACGCTTGAACGTACCCGTACCCGATCAAACCTTGATCCATATACATCAGGGAGCTGAAGAACTGGGCCGTGTGTACCAGCCAGACCTTGCGATCAATGCCAGCCCGAAAACATTCGCCCCCGTATTAGCAACAATATCATTTGAGAATAAATCGAACTGGGCTGGCCGTGTCAAAGAAGCGCGTACAGAATTTGAAGCCTGGACAGCTTCAACCGACAACCCTGGTGATGTGAAGGTTGCAGCACTTTATGAATACATGCGCAGTGCCCTGCCAGAGGATGCTATCCTTTGTAACGGTGCTGGCAACTATGCCGCATGGCTGCATCGCTTTCACCGCTATCAGACGTTTCCAAGCCAGCTTGCACCAACGTCTGGTGCGATGGGATACGGTGTTCCCGCCGCAATTGCCGCCAAGATCACTCATCCCGACCGTACAGTCATCGCCTGCGCGGGTGATGGATGCTTTATGATGAGTGCTATGGAGCTAGCAACTGCTGCTCAGTATAATGCCAATGTAATCTTTCTTGTATTTAACAACAGCATGTTTGGGACTATCCGCATGCATCAGGAACGGGATTACCCTGCCCGTGTTTCCGGCACCGAATTGGAAAACCCTGACTTTGTAAAGCTTGCTGAGAGCTTCGGTATGTTCGCAGACCGCGTTGAAAAAACCGATCAATTTGCACCAGCGCTTGAGGCTGCAATGAAAGCGAACAGACCTGCATTAATTGAAATTATCATAGACCCTGATGCAATCGCACCAACAGCGACCATCTCTGGCTTGCGCTCTCAGTAA
- a CDS encoding MBL fold metallo-hydrolase has protein sequence MQKTKFKPSPLVSASLKTDVNYGTPEEIIPGVVRILADNAKDYTGPGTNTYFVGDEDLWIIDPGPDDQEHIDAIVNFVGARTVKGIFITHTHLDHSPAAKPLKARFDASVYSFGKLSSEIMALTDEDVDPDFVTDVELADGAIVGDGEWQIIARHTPGHFPNHMCYFLPNKKVMFSGDHVMGWSTTAVVPPLGHLGEYLESLDKLEADNSQIMLPSHGLVIDDPKGRIQDIRDHRYIRHQQIQDCLKLGITSPADIVDKIYEGLTPRLIEAAQGQVQAHLELIDMPIRVSS, from the coding sequence ATGCAAAAAACAAAGTTTAAACCAAGTCCACTTGTCTCAGCATCCTTAAAAACAGATGTAAACTATGGAACCCCGGAAGAGATTATCCCCGGTGTTGTTCGAATTCTTGCTGATAACGCTAAGGATTATACCGGACCCGGAACAAATACTTATTTTGTAGGTGATGAAGATCTTTGGATTATTGACCCAGGTCCTGATGATCAAGAGCATATTGATGCGATCGTTAACTTTGTTGGCGCAAGAACTGTTAAGGGAATTTTCATAACCCATACACATTTGGACCACAGCCCGGCGGCCAAACCATTAAAGGCGCGCTTTGATGCTTCTGTTTATAGTTTTGGTAAATTGTCCTCAGAGATTATGGCACTGACAGATGAGGATGTTGATCCTGACTTTGTTACAGATGTTGAATTGGCGGATGGTGCGATTGTAGGCGACGGTGAATGGCAGATTATCGCGCGGCATACACCGGGACATTTTCCAAACCATATGTGTTATTTTTTGCCAAACAAGAAGGTGATGTTTTCAGGTGATCATGTGATGGGCTGGTCGACAACTGCCGTTGTGCCGCCACTTGGGCATCTAGGCGAATATCTAGAAAGTCTTGATAAACTGGAAGCCGACAATAGCCAAATTATGCTACCAAGCCATGGCCTGGTAATTGATGATCCAAAAGGGCGGATACAGGATATTCGCGATCATCGTTATATACGGCATCAGCAAATTCAGGATTGCCTAAAGCTAGGTATTACCTCGCCAGCTGACATAGTCGATAAAATATATGAAGGATTGACGCCGCGTTTAATAGAGGCAGCACAAGGACAAGTTCAAGCGCATCTTGAACTTATTGATATGCCAATAAGGGTATCATCGTAA
- the rpsU gene encoding 30S ribosomal protein S21, giving the protein MEVSVRDNNVDQALRALKKKLQREGVYREMKMRRFYEKPSEKKAREQAAAVRRARKLERKRLERDGLVIRNR; this is encoded by the coding sequence ATGGAGGTTTCCGTTCGGGATAATAATGTTGACCAGGCACTTCGTGCATTGAAGAAAAAACTTCAGCGCGAGGGTGTTTATCGTGAAATGAAAATGCGTCGTTTTTACGAAAAGCCATCTGAAAAGAAGGCTCGTGAACAAGCAGCAGCTGTTCGTCGTGCACGCAAGCTAGAGCGTAAACGCCTTGAGCGTGATGGACTAGTGATTAGAAATCGCTAA
- a CDS encoding COQ9 family protein — protein MALKKLSISDMTPEELRVPLMEAMMDHIAFDGWSVAALNNAASDLGISSEMAELAFPRGAIEVLELHLECADTRLMQTLTDMNLPSMRIRDRITVAVKTRLEQNTEYREAIARALALLAMPQHVALGPKALWRTADTMWRAAGDTSTDHNWYTKRMTLSGVYSAVLLYWLNDESDQFEDTWEFLDRRIEDVMKIEKTKFEMRKATANMPSLSRFLGRLRFPSI, from the coding sequence ATGGCATTAAAGAAATTATCAATCAGCGATATGACACCTGAAGAACTCCGAGTTCCTCTGATGGAAGCAATGATGGACCATATTGCTTTTGATGGCTGGTCGGTTGCTGCCTTAAATAACGCCGCTAGTGATCTGGGCATAAGTTCTGAAATGGCGGAACTTGCATTCCCGCGCGGTGCCATCGAGGTTCTGGAATTACATCTTGAGTGTGCTGATACCCGCCTGATGCAGACACTAACTGATATGAATCTACCAAGTATGCGCATCCGCGATCGCATCACTGTCGCCGTTAAAACGCGACTTGAGCAAAATACAGAATACCGGGAAGCGATCGCACGCGCCCTTGCGCTTCTTGCTATGCCACAGCATGTAGCCTTGGGGCCAAAAGCATTATGGCGCACCGCTGACACCATGTGGCGTGCAGCTGGTGATACATCAACCGACCATAACTGGTACACAAAGCGCATGACCCTATCCGGGGTCTACAGTGCTGTGTTACTATATTGGCTCAATGACGAAAGCGATCAGTTTGAAGACACTTGGGAATTTCTTGATCGCCGAATTGAAGATGTGATGAAAATCGAAAAGACAAAGTTTGAGATGCGTAAGGCAACAGCTAATATGCCATCGCTATCACGGTTTTTAGGGCGCTTACGATTCCCAAGCATTTAA
- the lpdA gene encoding dihydrolipoyl dehydrogenase, whose translation MSDAFDVVVIGAGPGGYVAAIRAAQLGLKTACIDKRETLGGTCLNVGCIPSKALLHASHLYHEANHDFAKYGIKAKGVEMDIKAMLSSKSKVVEELTGGIEFLFKKNKVEWIKGAGRFADKNTIEVVLNDGGTRTVTTKDTIIATGSDVASLPGIEIDEKKIVSSTGALDIPKVPKSMVVIGGGVIGLELGSVWSRLGADVTVVEFMDQVLPGMDGEVRKNFGRILKKQGMILKLSSKVTEVKKTKAGVDVTFEPVKGGDGETIKADVVLVSVGRRPYTDGLGLETIGVEMDERSRVKIGHDFSTNVPGVWAIGDVVEGPMLAHKAEDEGVACAENIAGLTGYVNHDVIPGVVYTFPEVASVGKTEEELKEAGVAYNAGKFPFTANSRAKANQSTDGFVKILADKESDRVLGVHIIGGDAGNMIAQAATAMEFGASAEDIALTCHAHPTETEAMKEAALAVHKRTIHM comes from the coding sequence ATGTCTGATGCATTTGATGTAGTTGTAATTGGCGCTGGCCCCGGTGGATATGTTGCTGCCATTCGTGCGGCACAACTGGGCCTGAAAACCGCTTGTATTGATAAGCGTGAAACACTGGGCGGCACATGCCTGAATGTTGGTTGTATTCCGTCAAAAGCGCTATTGCATGCATCGCATCTATATCATGAAGCAAATCATGATTTTGCTAAATACGGCATTAAGGCCAAGGGCGTTGAAATGGATATCAAGGCCATGCTTTCCTCTAAAAGCAAGGTTGTTGAAGAGCTAACGGGTGGTATCGAGTTCCTTTTCAAGAAAAACAAGGTTGAATGGATTAAGGGTGCGGGGCGCTTTGCGGATAAAAATACTATTGAAGTTGTGCTTAATGATGGTGGCACGCGAACAGTGACGACCAAAGATACAATCATTGCAACAGGTAGTGATGTCGCGAGCCTTCCCGGTATCGAAATTGATGAGAAAAAGATCGTTTCATCAACGGGCGCGCTTGATATTCCAAAAGTACCAAAATCAATGGTTGTTATCGGCGGCGGTGTTATTGGCCTTGAGCTTGGTTCGGTTTGGAGCCGCCTCGGTGCTGACGTAACTGTTGTTGAATTTATGGATCAGGTTTTGCCGGGTATGGACGGCGAAGTTCGTAAAAACTTTGGCCGTATCCTCAAGAAGCAAGGTATGATACTGAAGCTTTCCTCTAAGGTAACAGAAGTGAAGAAAACCAAAGCCGGTGTTGATGTTACTTTTGAGCCAGTAAAGGGCGGTGACGGCGAAACAATCAAGGCTGATGTGGTATTGGTATCAGTGGGTCGACGCCCTTACACAGACGGTTTGGGTCTGGAAACAATTGGCGTTGAAATGGACGAGCGATCACGCGTGAAAATTGGTCATGATTTCTCTACCAACGTACCGGGTGTTTGGGCGATTGGCGATGTTGTCGAAGGGCCTATGCTTGCGCATAAGGCTGAAGATGAGGGTGTGGCGTGCGCCGAAAATATTGCGGGTCTAACAGGATATGTGAACCATGATGTGATCCCGGGCGTGGTATATACATTCCCTGAGGTTGCTTCTGTAGGTAAAACTGAGGAAGAACTTAAGGAAGCTGGTGTTGCATACAATGCTGGTAAGTTCCCGTTCACAGCAAACAGCCGCGCGAAAGCAAACCAAAGCACTGATGGTTTCGTGAAAATTCTTGCGGATAAAGAAAGTGACCGTGTTCTTGGTGTTCACATTATTGGTGGTGACGCGGGTAATATGATTGCACAAGCAGCGACAGCGATGGAGTTTGGTGCAAGTGCAGAGGATATTGCCCTAACATGCCACGCGCACCCAACTGAAACAGAAGCAATGAAAGAGGCTGCGCTTGCTGTTCATAAGCGTACTATTCATATGTAA
- a CDS encoding tyrosine-type recombinase/integrase, whose protein sequence is MVETIGSFTEDNWISLRDTAVISLLYGCGLRINEALSMNAEDIPKDDTMRIIGKRGKERIIPILPVVRETINAYVKACPYTLEKGQALFRGVRGGRLNARMIQLAMQKVRTAFGLPDNATPHALRHSFATHLLSNGGDLRTIQELLGHADLSSTQIYTEVDSARLMDVYDKAFKR, encoded by the coding sequence ATGGTGGAGACAATCGGTAGTTTCACAGAGGACAATTGGATTTCCCTGCGCGATACCGCCGTAATTTCGCTACTTTACGGTTGCGGCCTTCGAATCAACGAAGCCCTGTCGATGAACGCGGAGGATATACCCAAGGATGATACGATGCGAATCATCGGCAAACGCGGTAAGGAACGTATCATCCCCATACTGCCCGTTGTTCGTGAAACCATTAATGCCTATGTTAAAGCGTGTCCCTATACCCTTGAAAAAGGGCAGGCACTTTTCCGCGGCGTGCGGGGCGGACGGTTGAACGCACGAATGATCCAGCTTGCGATGCAAAAGGTACGTACAGCGTTTGGATTGCCTGATAATGCGACCCCTCACGCGCTCAGGCATAGCTTCGCGACACACTTACTCTCCAACGGCGGGGACCTTCGCACCATTCAGGAGCTTCTGGGGCACGCTGATCTATCGAGCACACAAATTTATACAGAAGTTGATAGCGCACGCCTAATGGATGTGTATGATAAAGCTTTCAAACGCTAA